The region ATTGAAAAAGGCCAGTTTATGGGCCACTTTGGCTATGGCGGTTCTTCTATCGTGCTGGCTTTTGAGCCAGGCAGGAACTATCAATTTAAAGTAGGCGATCAGCCTGTGCGCGGACCGAATGAACCAACCCTTATGAAGGTAAGAGAATGCCTGGGTCGCGCTGTGCCTCCACTTGAGTGGTAATGGCAAGGAATCAAGATAGATACAACCCCGGGGACTGGATTAGCCTGTTAAGATAAAATCGACAGTCCCCGACATCCATGCGACAGGTATTGTACTCCACTGGCGTCCTTGCGAGGGAGAGGCACGCAATAGATGCAGTATTAACCTTGCTTGACCTCTAACATTGCGTCCATACCATAAGCGCCGTAGATATGTTGCATCGCCTTTTCTCTGGCTTCATTGACAGCTTCAATAACCGGATTCAGACCGGTGCCGTCTACCGTTGTTCTGAACGGGCGTGCTGAAACTTGCGTCTGCAATAACTGTAATACAGCGTCAGCAACCATTTGCGGGCTGGGTGCATTTTCAGCATCGTGACCCTGTTCTGTACCCGCCCACATTTGTTCTGGTGCATCAGCATGTTCGCCATAACTTTCAGTTACAGCTTTATCACTGGATCTCAGCAAATTCGCACCAAAGTCTGTGCCAAAACCACCTGGCTGTACGATGAGTGACTGAATACCAAACTGAGACAACTCAACCCGATAGTTTTCCGCCAGACCTTCTACCGCATGTTTGGTCGCGTTGTACGAGCCCAGGAATGGCAGCACGAACTGGCCCAAAATACTGGAAATCTGGATTAAAGTGCCCTGCCCACGCTGTTTCATATGCGGTAATAAAGCCCGCGTCATGCGCTGTACACCAAAAACATTGATATCAAACACACGCTTGAAGTCTTCAATGTTAAAACTCTCTTGCCAGCCAAGCGTACCAACGCCTGCATTGTTAATCAAAACATCGATATGTCCTGCCTGCTCAAGTGCAGCATTCACGCCCATTGCAACGCTATCATCGTCGGTAACATCAATATCAATTACATAAACCCCTTTACTTCTGAGCTCATTGGCAACCGATGCATTGCGTCCTTGTGGGTCACGCATAGTGCCTGTTACCGTAAAGCCGTGGTCTGACAGTGTATTTGCAATAAGATAGCCAAACCCGCTGTTTGATCCGGTCACTAAAACTGATTGTGTCATGGTATTCTCCAGAATTTTTAAATTTTGTCTGTCTGGCGTACAGCTCGAGACAAGGCAGCTGTACGCATTTTGGGCTACACCTGAATGTAGCTTTATTATTAGTCCAACTGCTTAAGTAACGCCTGCGCTACTCCAACTGACGACTTGTTGTTTTGACCGGTGATCAGCTCACGGTCGATAACAATATGCGGCTGCCAGTCTTTTTCACTCCGTGAATAATCTCCGCCGGCTTTGGTCAGCGCGTCTTGAGGCCAGTAATACAATTCGTCACCCCCCAGATAATATTGAGTTGCAACGGCTTCCTCAGAGTTACTGAATGTAGTCATGCGATATCCCTCATAAACCCAGCCCTCTGCGGGTTTGGCATTTTTATCTGACTTCATTGCTACTTCGAATTCAGCGGCATTTGGCAAAGCTGAGAGCAAGGCAACCGGGCCATGACAGACCAAACCTGTGGGTTTTTTCTGCGCATTAAAGTGG is a window of Pseudoalteromonas sp. R3 DNA encoding:
- a CDS encoding SDR family oxidoreductase yields the protein MTQSVLVTGSNSGFGYLIANTLSDHGFTVTGTMRDPQGRNASVANELRSKGVYVIDIDVTDDDSVAMGVNAALEQAGHIDVLINNAGVGTLGWQESFNIEDFKRVFDINVFGVQRMTRALLPHMKQRGQGTLIQISSILGQFVLPFLGSYNATKHAVEGLAENYRVELSQFGIQSLIVQPGGFGTDFGANLLRSSDKAVTESYGEHADAPEQMWAGTEQGHDAENAPSPQMVADAVLQLLQTQVSARPFRTTVDGTGLNPVIEAVNEAREKAMQHIYGAYGMDAMLEVKQG